Proteins from one Algicella marina genomic window:
- a CDS encoding ATP-binding protein: MDPRKNPFNPGAGIPPTAFVGRADVLEVAEIAFDRTREGLFARDMLLLGLRGVGKTVLLNKLHALAKSKELETIKFEVPDTSGDNLARLLVPAANTVLRRLDRMAAAEETLHRAGALLRNFAAIFKVKYEGFTFGASTPEIGADTGDLVADLPEILLALAAAAQRRKTGVVLFLDEVQYLSKAELSALTHACHEVAQTAAPFLFIGAGLPQLAALSGEAKSYAERLFSYMDVRALDHTATARALREAAKTQKADFTSEATDLIFERTKGYPYFVQTWGKFAWDEAAASPIDAETVGKADLDALAHLDQSFFRVRFDRSSDYAKTYLRALAELGPGPHASGKVAEVLGTKSSQVAAVRAGLIDAGMIFSPAHGQTQFTVPLFDDFMRRAMPELKPYTPSRRKS, from the coding sequence ATGGATCCTCGCAAGAACCCGTTCAACCCCGGCGCCGGTATCCCACCTACGGCATTCGTAGGCCGGGCCGATGTGCTGGAGGTGGCGGAAATCGCATTCGACAGGACTCGCGAAGGCCTCTTCGCCCGCGACATGCTTCTTCTCGGCCTGCGCGGCGTCGGCAAAACGGTTCTGCTCAACAAGTTGCATGCGCTGGCGAAATCAAAGGAGCTGGAAACCATCAAATTCGAGGTGCCGGACACATCAGGCGACAATCTGGCCCGGCTGCTGGTGCCAGCCGCCAATACTGTTCTGCGAAGATTGGACAGGATGGCCGCGGCGGAGGAAACGCTTCACCGGGCTGGGGCACTCCTCCGCAACTTCGCGGCGATATTCAAAGTGAAGTATGAGGGTTTCACCTTCGGTGCCTCGACCCCGGAAATCGGGGCCGACACCGGCGACCTCGTGGCCGACCTTCCCGAAATCCTGCTGGCCCTCGCTGCGGCAGCGCAGCGTCGGAAAACCGGCGTCGTCCTGTTTCTCGACGAGGTGCAGTATCTGTCGAAGGCCGAACTGTCTGCTCTCACCCATGCCTGCCACGAGGTGGCACAGACCGCCGCGCCCTTTCTTTTCATCGGTGCCGGCCTGCCGCAACTCGCGGCGCTGTCCGGCGAGGCAAAATCCTATGCCGAGAGACTGTTTTCGTACATGGATGTCCGTGCACTCGACCACACGGCCACAGCCCGCGCGTTACGCGAGGCTGCAAAGACGCAGAAGGCTGATTTCACAAGCGAGGCGACGGACCTGATCTTTGAGCGGACGAAAGGCTACCCATACTTTGTGCAGACATGGGGCAAGTTTGCATGGGACGAAGCGGCGGCTTCTCCGATTGATGCCGAGACGGTCGGCAAGGCCGATCTCGACGCCCTCGCCCACCTCGACCAGAGCTTTTTCCGCGTCCGCTTCGACCGCAGTTCGGACTATGCCAAGACTTACCTCCGCGCCCTTGCGGAACTCGGACCCGGCCCACATGCATCCGGCAAGGTGGCCGAAGTTCTCGGCACCAAGAGCAGCCAGGTCGCTGCCGTACGCGCCGGGCTGATTGACGCGGGGATGATTTTCTCACCCGCGCATGGCCAGACCCAATTCACCGTGCCACTCTTCGACGATTTCATGCGTCGGGCGATGCCGGAACTGAAGCCATACACGCCAAGCCGCCGGAAATCCTGA
- the polA gene encoding DNA polymerase I, whose translation MNETFGKGHHLHLIDGSAFIFRAFHALPPLSRKSDGLPIGAVSGFCNMLFKMVEDNRGPDAPTHVAVIFDKGSHTFRNDMYDQYKANRDEMPEDLRPQIPLTREATRAFNIACIEKEGFEADDIIATYAREARERGGRVTIISSDKDLMQLVGGGVEMFDAMKNSRIGVEEVEAKFGVGPDRVIDIQALAGDSVDNVPGAPGIGIKTAALLINEYGDLDTLLARADEIKQPKRRQTLIDHADQIRLSRDLVTLDCHTPDLEPLEDLDLREPEEDALLGFLAKMEFRTLTKRIAEKMGAEMPEISEEGGGSEGASSPSRSGAAVAAQDIPFDAANYECVSDAAALQAWLDQARERGYVAVDTETTGLDEMRADLVGVCLAVEPGKAAYVPLGHSTGTGDLLGATERAEGQMDMDEALAMLKPVLEDPAILKIGQNMKYDLKILSRNGIAVAPIADTMLMSYACHGGLHNHGMDTLSERYLSHTPIPIKSILGSGKSQITFDKVPIADAVAYAAEDADVTLRLWQLFSMKLHKSRVTTVYETLERPLVPVLARMEMTGIKVDRDHLSRMSNAFAQKMAGLEAEIHELAGRSFNVGSPKQLGEILFDEMSLDGGKKGKTGAYATGADVLETLAAQGHDLPARVLDWRQISKLKSTYTDALQDHIHPETGRVHTSYSIAGANTGRLASTDPNLQNIPVRTEEGRRIREAFIAAEGHVLVSLDYSQIELRILAHIAEIKELQQAFKEGQDIHALTAAEMFDVPLEGMDPMIRRQAKAINFGVIYGISAFGLANNLRIPRADAQGFIDRYFERFPGIREYMDKTVVFAKEHGHVETLFGRRIHTPEINAKGPHAGFAKRAAINAPIQGTAADVIRRAMIRIPDALGNLPARMLLQVHDELLFEVPEDHVEETIETVRTVMQTADQPAIELAVPLTVDAGKGSNWAEAH comes from the coding sequence ATGAACGAGACATTCGGCAAAGGCCATCATCTGCACCTGATCGACGGCTCGGCCTTCATCTTCCGCGCGTTCCACGCGCTGCCGCCGCTCTCGCGCAAGTCCGATGGCCTACCCATCGGCGCGGTCTCGGGCTTTTGCAACATGCTCTTCAAGATGGTGGAGGACAACCGCGGGCCGGATGCGCCCACCCATGTCGCCGTGATCTTCGACAAGGGCAGCCACACCTTCCGCAACGACATGTACGACCAGTACAAGGCCAACCGGGACGAGATGCCCGAGGATCTGCGCCCGCAGATCCCGCTGACGCGCGAGGCGACTCGCGCCTTCAACATCGCCTGCATCGAGAAGGAAGGCTTTGAAGCCGACGACATCATCGCGACCTATGCGCGCGAGGCGCGCGAACGCGGTGGGCGGGTGACGATCATCTCTTCCGACAAGGATCTGATGCAGCTTGTCGGCGGCGGGGTGGAGATGTTCGACGCGATGAAGAACTCCCGCATCGGAGTGGAGGAGGTGGAGGCCAAGTTCGGCGTCGGCCCCGACCGGGTGATCGACATCCAGGCGCTGGCCGGCGACAGCGTCGACAACGTGCCCGGCGCGCCGGGCATCGGCATCAAGACCGCAGCGCTGCTGATCAACGAATACGGCGATCTCGACACGCTGCTGGCGCGGGCCGACGAGATCAAGCAGCCCAAGCGTCGCCAGACCCTGATCGACCACGCCGACCAGATCCGCCTCTCACGCGATCTGGTGACGCTCGACTGCCACACGCCCGACCTAGAACCGCTGGAGGATCTGGACCTGCGCGAGCCGGAAGAGGACGCGCTGCTCGGCTTTCTCGCCAAGATGGAATTTCGCACGCTGACCAAGAGGATCGCGGAGAAGATGGGCGCAGAGATGCCCGAAATTTCCGAAGAGGGGGGCGGATCGGAAGGGGCATCGAGCCCCTCCCGATCCGGCGCGGCTGTCGCCGCGCAGGACATCCCCTTCGACGCCGCCAATTACGAATGCGTGTCGGATGCCGCAGCGCTTCAGGCCTGGCTCGACCAGGCGCGCGAGCGGGGCTATGTGGCGGTGGACACCGAGACCACCGGGCTCGACGAGATGCGCGCCGATCTCGTGGGCGTCTGCCTCGCGGTGGAGCCGGGCAAGGCGGCCTATGTTCCGTTGGGCCATTCGACGGGCACCGGAGACCTGCTGGGCGCCACCGAGCGTGCCGAGGGCCAGATGGACATGGACGAGGCACTGGCGATGCTGAAGCCGGTGCTTGAGGATCCCGCGATCCTCAAGATCGGCCAGAACATGAAATACGACCTCAAGATTCTTTCGCGCAACGGCATCGCCGTGGCACCCATCGCCGACACCATGCTGATGAGCTACGCCTGCCACGGCGGGCTGCACAATCACGGCATGGACACGCTGTCGGAGCGCTATCTCAGCCACACCCCGATCCCGATCAAGTCCATCCTCGGCAGCGGCAAGTCCCAGATCACCTTCGACAAGGTGCCCATCGCCGATGCCGTCGCCTATGCCGCCGAGGATGCCGACGTGACGCTGCGCCTTTGGCAACTATTCTCCATGAAGCTGCATAAAAGCCGGGTCACCACGGTATACGAGACGCTGGAGCGCCCACTTGTGCCGGTTCTGGCGCGGATGGAGATGACCGGCATCAAGGTCGACCGCGATCACCTGAGCCGCATGTCCAACGCCTTCGCGCAGAAGATGGCGGGGCTGGAGGCGGAGATCCACGAGCTTGCCGGGCGCAGCTTCAACGTCGGCTCGCCCAAGCAGCTCGGTGAGATCCTGTTTGACGAGATGAGCCTCGACGGCGGCAAAAAGGGCAAGACCGGTGCCTATGCCACCGGGGCCGACGTGCTGGAAACACTCGCAGCGCAAGGCCACGACCTGCCCGCGCGGGTGCTGGACTGGCGCCAGATCTCAAAGCTGAAATCGACCTACACCGACGCGCTGCAGGACCATATCCACCCCGAGACGGGCCGCGTTCACACCTCCTATTCCATCGCCGGGGCCAACACGGGCCGGCTGGCCTCCACCGATCCCAACCTGCAGAACATCCCCGTGCGCACCGAAGAGGGCCGCCGCATCCGCGAGGCCTTCATCGCGGCCGAGGGGCACGTGCTGGTCAGCCTCGACTATTCCCAGATCGAGCTGCGAATTCTCGCCCATATCGCCGAGATCAAGGAGCTTCAGCAGGCGTTCAAGGAGGGGCAGGACATCCACGCGCTGACTGCCGCGGAGATGTTCGATGTGCCGCTGGAGGGTATGGACCCGATGATCCGCCGACAGGCCAAGGCAATCAACTTTGGCGTGATCTATGGCATCTCGGCTTTCGGTCTGGCGAACAACCTGCGCATCCCCCGAGCCGACGCGCAAGGCTTCATCGACCGTTATTTCGAACGCTTCCCGGGTATTCGCGAATACATGGACAAGACGGTGGTTTTCGCAAAGGAACACGGGCACGTGGAAACACTGTTCGGCCGCCGTATCCACACGCCGGAGATCAACGCCAAGGGACCGCACGCAGGTTTCGCCAAACGCGCCGCCATCAATGCACCCATTCAGGGAACTGCGGCGGATGTAATCCGCCGCGCGATGATCCGCATCCCCGACGCGCTTGGCAATCTGCCGGCACGCATGCTGCTGCAGGTACATGACGAACTGCTGTTCGAGGTGCCTGAAGATCACGTGGAAGAAACCATAGAGACTGTCCGCACGGTAATGCAGACGGCGGACCAACCCGCCATCGAACTGGCGGTGCCGCTGACGGTGGATGCAGGCAAAGGTTCAAACTGGGCAGAGGCGCACTGA
- a CDS encoding FadR/GntR family transcriptional regulator codes for MAKAKAVVIDSGSVVDDVVDGIRAMINDRKLTVGDNLPTERELCEAFGASRNTVREAMRMLKAYGVVEVRQKVGATIVDNRLSSALQIFSFNVTDVSREAFEDIQGFRFLLEVSPVEQLLDQITAQDIDDLRQANMAMRDAKPFDLASELDFAFHTRLVRILGNKAILDVYQIMKPVILRIIKRGKSLRSFETSTFNEHEAVIDALEARDRLAYQYLLKTHLNAGHTHFASNGGLEELQPSHSDQQEVT; via the coding sequence GTGGCGAAGGCCAAGGCGGTGGTAATCGACTCCGGATCCGTAGTGGACGATGTGGTGGATGGCATTCGCGCCATGATCAACGATCGCAAGTTGACAGTGGGTGACAACCTTCCGACCGAGCGCGAGTTGTGCGAGGCCTTCGGCGCCTCGCGCAACACGGTGCGCGAGGCGATGCGGATGCTCAAGGCTTACGGTGTGGTAGAGGTGAGGCAGAAGGTCGGCGCCACCATCGTCGACAACCGTCTGTCCTCTGCTCTCCAGATATTTTCTTTCAACGTAACCGACGTTTCCCGCGAAGCATTCGAAGACATACAGGGCTTTCGCTTCCTGCTTGAGGTCTCCCCCGTTGAGCAGTTGCTGGACCAGATCACGGCGCAGGATATCGACGATCTTCGCCAGGCCAACATGGCAATGCGTGATGCCAAGCCCTTCGACCTGGCTTCGGAACTCGACTTCGCCTTTCACACGCGGCTGGTGCGTATCCTGGGCAACAAGGCGATTCTTGACGTCTATCAGATCATGAAACCGGTGATCCTCCGGATCATCAAGCGGGGTAAATCGTTACGCTCGTTCGAGACTTCTACCTTCAACGAACACGAGGCCGTTATCGACGCGCTAGAAGCGCGCGACCGCCTTGCCTATCAATACCTGCTCAAGACGCACCTGAACGCGGGCCATACCCACTTCGCGTCGAACGGCGGGTTGGAAGAGCTTCAGCCGTCTCACTCTGACCAACAAGAGGTGACCTGA
- a CDS encoding sugar ABC transporter substrate-binding protein, giving the protein MKNMLRLGAALTALSIGAGASFAGPAVVDGPGVNPECFAPWDEDTKHFQWEGREGPYRVAIVNGFVGNTWRIQMIKTAKAYAEDPEIADKLADLKVVSTGTDAPAQLGAIEDFINQGYDAIVTIAVSPDGFDRVIRLADREDVVLVPFDNVLDTDAVMQVNEDQLTMGRTWAQFVMEELKAKGVTSGKILEVRGLPGNSVDRDRSIGINDVIAADSGDWEMVSVVGNWDDGTTQKVVADAIAVHGEFAAVAGQGGSNGVIQALKDAGHPWVPVAGESENGFRKAIAENSEDGLKGISIGQSPGLVAVAMKAAISALEGNVMPQLISVPLPVATYQDLEDGKNYWSDLPDNFFTVNEFPPCGVNISGPAIMSQDESDTN; this is encoded by the coding sequence ATGAAAAATATGCTGAGACTGGGCGCAGCTCTTACAGCACTTTCAATCGGGGCCGGCGCTTCCTTTGCCGGACCGGCTGTCGTCGACGGGCCAGGTGTCAATCCTGAGTGCTTCGCGCCGTGGGACGAGGATACAAAGCATTTTCAGTGGGAGGGTCGTGAGGGACCGTATCGCGTAGCGATCGTGAATGGTTTTGTCGGCAACACCTGGCGAATCCAGATGATCAAAACGGCCAAGGCCTACGCTGAAGACCCCGAGATCGCCGACAAGCTCGCCGACCTCAAGGTCGTTTCGACAGGAACCGACGCACCTGCCCAGCTTGGAGCCATTGAAGACTTCATAAACCAGGGCTACGACGCCATCGTGACCATCGCAGTCAGCCCGGACGGGTTCGACAGGGTGATCCGCCTCGCCGACCGCGAAGATGTCGTTCTGGTGCCCTTTGACAACGTGCTCGACACCGACGCGGTAATGCAGGTCAACGAAGACCAACTGACTATGGGCCGCACTTGGGCACAGTTTGTCATGGAGGAACTGAAGGCCAAGGGCGTTACCTCAGGCAAGATCCTTGAGGTACGCGGATTGCCAGGCAACTCGGTGGACCGGGATCGCTCCATTGGCATCAACGACGTAATCGCGGCAGATAGTGGCGATTGGGAAATGGTCTCAGTGGTCGGCAACTGGGACGACGGCACCACCCAGAAAGTGGTGGCCGACGCCATTGCTGTACATGGCGAGTTTGCGGCCGTGGCGGGACAGGGCGGCTCCAACGGCGTGATCCAGGCACTCAAGGATGCCGGCCACCCTTGGGTGCCGGTCGCAGGTGAATCAGAGAATGGATTCCGCAAGGCAATTGCGGAAAACTCGGAGGACGGCCTGAAGGGCATCTCAATTGGCCAGTCGCCCGGACTCGTCGCGGTTGCGATGAAGGCCGCCATTTCGGCGCTGGAAGGCAATGTAATGCCACAACTGATTTCAGTGCCGCTGCCTGTCGCAACTTACCAAGACTTGGAAGACGGCAAGAACTACTGGTCGGACCTGCCCGACAACTTCTTTACCGTCAACGAGTTTCCGCCCTGCGGTGTCAACATCTCCGGCCCTGCGATCATGTCGCAAGACGAGAGTGACACGAACTGA
- a CDS encoding sugar ABC transporter ATP-binding protein, translating to MTKDIPRVRLEGVSRYFGGITALKDVNFSCREGTIHAILGENGAGKSTLIKIMSGVLPPSEGQMLVNGEPVSFSSPAEATAAGTVCIFQELSLVPDLSVADNIFIDRPPRRFGLIDKREQRRRAEALLARIDCEDINPDALVKELSLSRRQMVEIAKALGKDPRVLILDEATSALTSNDVEKVYELLRELRDQNVASLFISHRMHEVEALCDTLSIFRNGQHIETFDKGDRSETEIVRSMIGRDIETQFPPKPARKDGDPVLQVTDLRWENRLKGVDLTVAPGEIIGLGGLDGQGQKEFLLALFGVLRGVTGRVTLGGKDFVPRSPAAASGNDISVALVPEDRKTEGLMLNLPIRDNLLASSYRRVSNGPFIDAVRAEAAIADSLSKLQIKVGTVADKAETLSGGNQQKVVIAKWLMIDPDVILLNDPTRGIDVGTKQEIYRLMRSLADAGKAIVLYSTDYAELIGCCDRVSIIYDGQVISELEGEALTEEAIVSASLNVSGESAA from the coding sequence ATGACCAAGGATATTCCGCGCGTGAGGCTTGAAGGCGTATCGCGATATTTCGGCGGCATCACCGCCCTGAAGGACGTAAACTTCAGCTGCCGCGAAGGCACAATCCATGCAATATTAGGCGAAAACGGCGCGGGAAAATCGACGCTGATAAAGATAATGTCAGGCGTACTGCCTCCAAGCGAAGGACAGATGCTCGTTAACGGCGAGCCCGTGTCCTTCTCCTCACCCGCCGAAGCGACCGCAGCCGGAACAGTCTGCATCTTCCAGGAACTGTCGCTCGTACCTGATCTGTCGGTGGCAGACAACATCTTCATCGACCGGCCGCCGCGCCGCTTCGGCCTCATAGACAAGCGAGAACAACGCCGCAGAGCCGAGGCGCTTCTCGCCCGCATAGACTGCGAGGACATCAATCCTGACGCTTTGGTCAAAGAACTGAGCCTGTCGCGCCGCCAGATGGTCGAGATAGCCAAAGCACTTGGCAAGGACCCGCGAGTGCTGATCCTCGACGAGGCGACATCGGCGCTGACCAGCAATGATGTCGAAAAGGTCTACGAATTGTTGCGCGAACTTCGCGACCAGAACGTGGCGAGCCTGTTCATCAGCCACCGAATGCATGAGGTCGAAGCGCTTTGTGACACGCTCTCGATTTTCCGCAACGGCCAGCACATCGAGACCTTCGACAAGGGAGATCGCAGCGAGACAGAGATTGTACGCTCGATGATCGGGCGAGATATCGAGACGCAATTTCCGCCGAAACCCGCCAGAAAGGACGGCGACCCCGTACTCCAGGTCACTGACCTGCGCTGGGAGAACCGGCTCAAGGGCGTTGACCTGACAGTGGCTCCCGGGGAAATCATCGGCCTGGGCGGGTTGGACGGACAAGGCCAGAAAGAATTCCTGCTCGCGCTCTTTGGCGTTCTGCGCGGCGTGACCGGGCGCGTAACCCTGGGCGGCAAAGACTTCGTTCCCCGTTCCCCGGCGGCAGCCAGTGGCAACGACATCTCGGTCGCGCTTGTGCCGGAAGATCGCAAGACCGAGGGTCTCATGCTCAACCTGCCGATCCGCGACAACCTGCTCGCCTCCTCTTATCGCCGAGTGTCAAACGGTCCGTTCATCGACGCAGTTCGCGCCGAGGCGGCCATCGCGGATTCATTGAGCAAGCTACAGATCAAGGTCGGCACAGTAGCCGACAAGGCCGAGACGCTGTCGGGCGGCAATCAGCAGAAGGTGGTCATTGCCAAATGGCTGATGATCGACCCAGATGTAATCCTGCTCAACGATCCTACGCGGGGCATCGATGTCGGCACAAAGCAGGAGATTTACCGCCTGATGCGGTCGCTGGCCGACGCTGGCAAGGCTATCGTTCTGTACTCTACCGACTACGCCGAACTCATTGGCTGCTGTGACCGTGTATCGATCATTTACGACGGGCAGGTAATCTCCGAACTGGAAGGTGAGGCGCTGACAGAAGAGGCGATAGTTTCGGCCTCGCTAAACGTTTCAGGGGAGAGCGCAGCGTGA
- a CDS encoding ABC transporter permease, which produces MISSLCQKILRNRGFTGALVLFLVLFLGYHVLHPRGFSTAVFIQNSNESVAIAFVAMAQTVPVLMGGLDLSVGAVMTLTSCIASVVVTGTPLQMMLGMLLTLACGAGFGLMNGLIVVYGRIQPIIATLATGAIAIGLALVIRPSPGGDIDPDLNWALTNSVWDLVDTFGGNPDAAWLAPVANLPVPLLILVTVAFGVWLPFKRTVTGRTVYSIGSSESSAFMSGLPIARAKIAAFTLAGFFASCGGLYLAIQTSSGNADVTQAGAYTLNSIAAVVLGGTSLLGGIGGAIGSLIGALILRVISFYFRILSIDPLLQPLIEGMVLLVAVSLGALRTFRIKNKLELFR; this is translated from the coding sequence GTGATTTCGAGCCTTTGTCAAAAGATTCTGCGCAACCGGGGTTTTACCGGCGCACTTGTGCTTTTCCTCGTACTTTTCCTTGGCTACCATGTCTTGCACCCGCGCGGTTTTTCAACCGCAGTGTTCATCCAGAACTCGAACGAGAGCGTCGCCATCGCATTCGTCGCCATGGCCCAGACCGTTCCGGTGTTGATGGGCGGACTCGACCTTTCGGTCGGGGCGGTGATGACGCTGACAAGCTGCATTGCCTCCGTCGTGGTAACGGGAACACCATTGCAGATGATGCTGGGGATGCTGCTCACTCTGGCCTGTGGGGCCGGCTTCGGCCTGATGAACGGGTTGATTGTCGTCTATGGTCGTATCCAACCGATCATCGCCACGCTGGCCACCGGGGCCATCGCCATCGGCCTTGCTCTGGTGATCCGTCCCAGCCCAGGCGGCGACATCGACCCCGACCTGAACTGGGCTCTCACAAATTCGGTCTGGGATCTGGTCGATACCTTCGGCGGCAATCCAGATGCGGCGTGGCTCGCTCCTGTCGCCAACCTGCCGGTACCGCTGTTGATCCTTGTGACAGTCGCCTTCGGGGTCTGGTTGCCGTTCAAGCGTACTGTGACAGGACGGACAGTCTATTCCATCGGGTCTTCCGAAAGCTCTGCCTTCATGTCTGGCCTGCCCATCGCGCGGGCCAAGATCGCAGCATTTACCCTCGCCGGTTTTTTCGCTTCCTGCGGCGGGCTGTATCTTGCGATCCAAACCTCGTCAGGCAACGCGGACGTTACCCAAGCGGGTGCCTACACGCTTAACTCGATCGCCGCGGTGGTGCTGGGCGGAACTTCACTGCTGGGCGGGATCGGCGGTGCCATCGGGTCACTGATCGGCGCGCTGATCCTGCGGGTAATTTCCTTCTATTTTCGCATCCTGTCGATCGACCCGCTGCTGCAACCACTCATTGAGGGAATGGTATTGCTCGTCGCCGTCAGCCTCGGCGCCTTGCGCACATTTCGGATCAAGAACAAGCTGGAGTTATTCCGATGA
- a CDS encoding ABC transporter permease produces MSRNSRISPENKPIVIASFFVVVIVLIGTAYTLSTQGTAPLLAPSYLLQQLQIGSFLGICAAGMMVVILLGHIDLSIPWTLTAAAMMATTVGGHMAIPAGLCVGLLVGLLNGIGVAYLRIPSMIFTLGVDSVLRGLMVAHTGGFAPQTEASSLMRFLAAEKVMGIPVAICVWLAVSFVIAGMLVHTGFGRAIYATGAKERAAFLSGIRTPWIVIGAFVCSALCASLAGILLAGYSAKAYQGMGNAFLLPAIAAVVLGGTHILGGRGRYVGTLVGVILIVFLNSVLSIMQMPEAFRQIIYGTVIIGMLLFYGREEVGAARN; encoded by the coding sequence ATGAGCAGGAACAGCCGTATTTCACCCGAAAACAAGCCTATCGTCATCGCAAGTTTTTTTGTGGTGGTCATTGTTCTTATCGGCACCGCCTACACCCTCAGCACCCAAGGCACCGCTCCACTCCTGGCACCGTCATATTTGCTTCAGCAGCTACAAATCGGATCGTTTCTCGGCATATGCGCTGCGGGAATGATGGTGGTGATCCTGCTTGGCCATATCGACCTGTCGATACCCTGGACACTTACCGCCGCAGCGATGATGGCCACCACCGTCGGAGGCCATATGGCAATCCCAGCCGGGCTATGCGTGGGCCTGCTCGTCGGCCTGCTCAACGGGATTGGCGTGGCCTATCTGCGCATACCGTCGATGATCTTCACGCTCGGGGTCGACTCCGTGCTGCGCGGTTTGATGGTCGCTCACACGGGCGGCTTTGCCCCGCAAACCGAAGCCTCATCCCTGATGCGATTTCTTGCTGCTGAAAAGGTCATGGGAATTCCTGTGGCGATCTGCGTCTGGCTTGCGGTCTCATTCGTGATCGCCGGAATGCTGGTCCATACCGGGTTCGGACGGGCAATCTACGCAACGGGCGCGAAGGAGCGAGCGGCGTTCCTGTCAGGCATTCGCACACCCTGGATTGTAATTGGTGCCTTCGTTTGCTCTGCCCTTTGCGCCTCACTCGCCGGTATTCTGCTCGCAGGCTACTCGGCCAAGGCGTATCAGGGAATGGGCAACGCCTTCCTGTTGCCGGCCATAGCCGCCGTAGTGCTGGGCGGAACCCATATCCTCGGTGGGCGCGGGCGCTATGTCGGCACCCTGGTAGGAGTGATCCTAATCGTATTTCTAAATTCAGTGCTGTCGATCATGCAGATGCCTGAGGCCTTCCGGCAAATCATTTATGGGACAGTTATTATCGGGATGTTGCTGTTTTATGGCCGTGAAGAGGTCGGGGCTGCACGCAACTAG